One Eremothecium cymbalariae DBVPG#7215 chromosome 2, complete sequence DNA window includes the following coding sequences:
- the HSF1 gene encoding stress-responsive transcription factor HSF1 (similar to Ashbya gossypii AFL085C) has translation MSDSRTTGGIDGRRKGVNEGIAEMPAVVDGSIPLKDGVSGGECGRNGKRDIGTEQVTGNSEVVSVVEDIVNPSLDPTEVLVPQLGNEEDVEDDFSSAMMAPFSPILPQQLSLNTTINSGNGNEHGSLRGGQIGIFNGGIGDVGADHGAGGGSLHSSNLLPCNLRSSKLLTKPPSQLMGCTAKGGAGSASSISGPMTTSMATKKKLSATKTKPAFVNKLWSMVNDPTNQALIHWNDDGKSFIVTQREQFVHEILPKYFKHSNFASFVRQLNMYGWHKVQDVKSGSIQSNSDDRWEFSNEYFLRGREDLLTNILRQKPSASHGKDPGLGLSVNSTNGSSILVANGEEVDIGILLTELETVKYNQMAIADDLKRISKDNEMLWKENMLARERHQNQQQALEKIVKFLSSLYGTNTTRLLSDHLFHDAQQSTASMANQTTNLAMSPMQMADVIGTPSYSNGDLNMMAMQMGHQRPRLLLKHRTSTPSSTATPIATLNNNNTTTPTTTTTIAQSGSRTRPSRKSTPETTSPPPC, from the coding sequence ATGAGTGATAGTCGAACAACAGGAGGGATTGATGGTAGGCGGAAAGGAGTTAACGAAGGCATAGCGGAAATGCCCGCAGTGGTGGATGGTAGCATTCCTTTAAAGGATGGCGTGAGTGGAGGAGAGTGTGGACGGAATGGGAAAAGAGATATTGGGACGGAGCAGGTGACGGGGAATTCTGAGGTTGTTTCTGTCGTTGAAGATATAGTGAATCCGTCGCTGGATCCTACGGAGGTGCTTGTCCCGCAGCTTGGGAATGAAGAGGACGTGGAAGATGATTTTAGTTCAGCTATGATGGCGCCGTTCTCGCCCATATTACCGCAGCAGCTTTCGCTGAATACCACTATTAATAGCGGGAACGGGAACGAGCATGGATCGCTAAGAGGGGGGCAGATCGGGATATTCAATGGGGGTATCGGCGATGTGGGAGCGGACCAcggagcaggaggaggatCATTGCACTCATCGAACCTGCTTCCTTGTAACCTGAGATCATCGAAGCTGCTGACTAAACCGCCGTCGCAGTTAATGGGCTGTACCGCAAAGGGCGGGGCAGGTTCAGCAAGCTCGATATCAGGGCCAATGACGACTAGTATGGCTACcaagaagaaattatcCGCCACCAAGACAAAGCCGGCGTTTGTAAACAAACTATGGTCAATGGTTAACGACCCCACGAACCAAGCACTTATTCACTGGAATGACGACGGGAAATCGTTTATTGTGACCCAGAGGGAACAGTTCGTGCATGAGATTTTACCGAAGTACTTTAAGCATTCTAACTTTGCCTCTTTTGTTAGACAATTGAATATGTATGGCTGGCACAAGGTCCAAGATGTCAAATCTGGATCCATACAAAGCAACAGCGATGACAGGTGGGAGTTTTCAAACGAATACTTTCTCCGTGGGAGAGAAGACTTATTAACGAATATTCTACGCCAGAAACCTAGTGCTTCCCATGGAAAGGACCCCGGTCTCGGTTTAAGCGTGAATAGCACAAACGGCAGCAGTATTTTGGTCGCCAACGGTGAAGAAGTAGACATTGGCATTCTACTAACCGAGCTGGAGACTGTCAAGTATAACCAAATGGCTATCGCGGATGACTTGAAACGGATATCCAAAGATAATGAGATGTTATGGAAAGAAAACATGCTGGCGCGCGAGAGACACCAGAATCAGCAGCAGGCCTTGGAGAAAATCGTCAAGTTCTTGTCATCCCTCTACGGCACCAACACCACGAGATTGCTTTCTGATCACCTGTTCCACGACGCGCAGCAATCTACTGCCTCAATGGCCAACCAAACTACCAATCTCGCAATGTCACCAATGCAAATGGCAGACGTCATTGGCACACCTTCATACTCCAACGGCGATCTAAACATGATGGCGATGCAAATGGGCCACCAAAGACCCAGGTTATTACTAAAACATAGGACATCCACCCCTTCATCCACAGCTACGCCTATCGCTACcctcaacaacaacaacaccaccaccccaacaacaacaaccacaaTAGCACAGAGTGGATCAAGGACTCGCCCATCCAGGAAATCAACGCCGGAGACGACTTCTCCTCCTCCCTGCTGA